One segment of Alnus glutinosa chromosome 2, dhAlnGlut1.1, whole genome shotgun sequence DNA contains the following:
- the LOC133859729 gene encoding plant cysteine oxidase 2, producing MGIETTRADRKGGKESRELPKATDTNPRSKPNKNRRRKKRMSPVQKLFETCKKVFANGGAGIVPSPEDIERLRAVLDEVKPEDVGLNPEMPYFRTQVAQGTPPITYLHLYESAKFSMGIFCLPPSGVIPLHNHPGMTVFSKLLFGTIHIKSYDWVVDAPSNTSADVNPSQITAPAVRLAEVKVDSNETAPFTSILYPADGGNMHCFTAVTPCAVLDVLGPPYSDPDGRHCTYYLEFPVTSFSVDGVSVPEEEREDYAWLQEREIKPEDLPVVGAHYRGPKIGR from the exons ATGGGGATTGAAACGACTCGGGCTGATCGAAAGGGTGGTAAGGAGTCACGTGAATTGCCCAAGGCGACAGACACGAATCCGAGAAGCAAGCCCAATAAGAACCGGCGACGGAAAAAGAGGATGTCGCCGGTTCAGAAGCTATTCGAGACTTGCAAGAAAGTGTTTGCCAATGGAGGGGCCGGGATTGTGCCATCCCCTGAAGATATCGAACGGCTACGAGCTGTTTTGG ATGAAGTGAAACCGGAGGATGTTGGCCTCAATCCTGAGATGCCGTATTTCCGGACGCAGGTGGCTCAAGGAACCCCACCGATAACATACTTGCACCTCTATGAGAGTGCCAAATTCTCG ATGGGGATCTTTTGCTTGCCACCATCAGGTGTTATTCCACTTCATAATCACCCCGGCATGACGGTTTTCAGTAAGCTTCTCTTTGGAACCATACACATCAAATCTTATGACTGGGTGGTTGATGCCCCAAGTAACACATCCGCTGATGTGAATCCTTCACAAA TCACAGCTCCTGCTGTTCGTTTGGCTGAGGTTAAGGTTGACTCCAACGAAACTGCTCCTTTCACCTCCATCCTTTACCCAGCCGATGGAGGCAACATGCATTGCTTCACAGCTGTGACACCATGTGCGGTGCTGGATGTGCTTGGCCCTCCATATTCTGATCCTGATGGCCGGCATTGCACATATTACCTTGAGTTTCCAGTTACCAGTTTCTCAG TTGACGGGGTATCAGTGCCGGAAGAGGAGAGGGAAGATTATGCATGGCTTCAAGAGAGGGAGATTAAACCTGAGGACTTACCTGTAGTTGGAGCACACTACAGAGGCCCAAAGATTGGGAGGTGA